A window of the Tiliqua scincoides isolate rTilSci1 chromosome 5, rTilSci1.hap2, whole genome shotgun sequence genome harbors these coding sequences:
- the LOC136653874 gene encoding zinc transporter ZIP2-like has translation MATTLEALPERQLTLSYLTGRLMEEEMKRADNRRERGLTTKASTAREDVPLKAAVQGNGESPGVFVVRRCYACGSTRHLRHECPSLKDRFAGRKDTRRRRGGKSSDVSVVQLVEQESEHEWLLDSGASQHGNFSQKHNSTSEDDDSDGYPFGELIISLGFFLVFFIESIVLQCCPRAVHSHGDHESHADHKSGPESHSSFRAFVLFISLSFHSVFEGLAIGVQKEEVAAIQLCLAVLIHKAIVVFSLTMKLVQSGTDARWRLLYLVVFALMSPAGIGVGIGVLSNGNGSSLAQAVLEGVAAGTFLYVTFLEILPYELRSHESLLAKFFFIGLGFSVMAVIAI, from the exons ATGGCAACAACCTTGGAAGCCCTCCCAGAGCGGCAGCTAACTCTGTCCTACCTAACCGGCAGGTTGATGGAGGAGGAAATGAAGAGGGCTGATAACCGCCGGGAGCGTGGGCTAACTACCAAGGCATCTACAGCGAGGGAGGATGTTCCACTTAAAGCAGCTGTCCAGGGAAATGGAGAGAGCCCTGGAGTGTTTGTTGTGCGGCGTTGCTATGCCTGCGGATCCACACGGCATCTACGACATGAGTGTCCCTCTCTGAAAGATCGCTTTGCAGGGAGGAAAGATACCAGGCGGAGGAGGGGCGGCAAGAGCTCCGACGTGTCTGTCGTTCAGCTGGTGGAGCAGGAGAGCGAGCACGAGTGGCTGCTAGACAGCGGCGCCAGCCAGCAT GGGAACTTTTCACAGAAGCATAACAGTACCTCTGAAGATGACGACTCTGAC GGATACCCATTTGGTGAACTAATCATCTCACTGGGCTTTTTCCTGGTGTTCTTTATTGAAAGCATCGTGcttcagtgctgccccagggCTGTGCATTCCCATGGCGACCACGAAAGTCATGCCGATCACAAGAGTGGACCAGAATCCCACAGCTCTTTCCGGGCGTTTGTGCTCTTTATTTCGCTCTCCTTCCATTCCGTCTTTGAGGGTTTGGCCATTGGAGTGCAGAAGGAGGAAGTGGCTGCCATTCAGCTTTGCTTAGCAGTGCTAATCCACAAGGCCATTGTGGTCTTCAGCTTGACCATGAAGTTGGTGCAGAGTGGCACTGATGCCCGCTGGAGACTCCTGTATTTGGTGGTGTTCGCTCTGATGTCTCCTGCTGGCATTGGGGTGGGCATTGGGGTGCTTTCCAATGGTAATGGGAGCAGCCTGGCTCAGGCTGTGCtggagggagtggcagcaggcacCTTCCTCTATGTCACCTTCCTGGAGATACTCCCCTATGAGCTGCGCTCACATGAAAGCCTCCTTGCAAAGTTCTTCTTCATTGGCCTTGGTTTCTCTGTCATGGCCGTCATTGCCATTTGA